In Amphiura filiformis unplaced genomic scaffold, Afil_fr2py scaffold_82, whole genome shotgun sequence, the following are encoded in one genomic region:
- the LOC140144799 gene encoding LOW QUALITY PROTEIN: replication factor C subunit 2-like (The sequence of the model RefSeq protein was modified relative to this genomic sequence to represent the inferred CDS: inserted 1 base in 1 codon), which produces MLGKMASEKVEAMETESNTKKDAPSKSGKSGSSTYQAPWVEKYRPTLLSDVVGNEETISRLGVFAKEGNVPNIIIAGPPGTGKTTSILCLXEALLGPSYKEAVLEMNASNDRGIDIVRNKIKMFAQKKVTLPKGRHKIIILDEADSMTSGAQQAMRRTMEIYSKTTRFALACNASDKIIEPIQSRCAVLRYSKLTDKQLLKRLLEVCEMENVDHTDDGLEAIIYTAQGDMRQAVNNLQSTHSGFGVVNSENVFKVCDEPHPLLIKDMLGHCLQADIDKAFEVMQHMWRMGYSPEDIIGNMFRVCKTFQMAEYLKLEFIKEIGFTHMRIAEGVNSLLQLSGLLARLCQKSALPPEEA; this is translated from the exons ATGTTAGGAAAAATGGCATCAGAAAAAGTTGAGGCAATGGAGACCGAGTCGAATACAAAGAAAGATGCTCCAAGTAAATCTGGGAAATCAGGATCATCGACGTACCAAGCTCCATG GGTTGAGAAGTACAGACCAACTTTGCTATCAGATGTTGTCGGAAATGAAGAAACTATCAGCAGGCTGGGTGTGTTTGCCAAAGAAGGAAATGTACCAAATATCATTATTGCT GGTCCTCCAGGAACTGGAAAAACAACAAGTATTCTCTGCC GCGAGGCGCTCTTGGGACCATCTTATAAAGAAGCAGTATTAGAAATGAATGCATCAAATGACAG GGGTATTGATATTGTGAGGAATAAGATAAAGATGTTTGCTCAGAAGAAAGTCACATTACCAAAAGGACGGCATAAAATCATCATCTTAGATGAGGCAGACAG TATGACGAGTGGAGCTCAACAAGCCATGAGGCGAACAATGGAAATCTACTCCAAGACAACCAGATTTGCCCTGGCGTGCAATGCATCCGACAAAATCATCGAACCCATCCAATCACGATGCGCTGTCTTACGATATTCCAAACTCACCGACAAACAACTGCTGAAGCGATTACTTGAAGTATGTGAGATGGAGAATGTAGATCATACTGATGATGGTTTAGAAGCAATCATCTACACAGCACAAGGAGATATGAGACAG GCTGTCAACAATCTACAGTCCACACATTCAGGTTTTGGAGTGGTCAATAGTGAAAATGTTTTCAAG GTTTGTGATGAGCCACATCCACTATTAATCAAAGATATGTTAGGGCATTGTCTCCAGGCTGACATTGATAAGGCTTTCGAAGTCATGCAGCATATGTGGCGTATGGGATACTCCCCGGAGGACATCATAGGAAACATGTTCCGAGTTTGCAAGACTTTTCAGATGGCAGAGTACCTTAAACTAGAATTTATCAAG GAGATTGGATTCACTCATATGAGAATTGCAGAGGGAGTGAACTCACTTCTTCAACTTTCTGGACTCTTAGCAAGGTTATGTCAAAAATCAGCTCTTCCGCCAGAAGAAGCCTAA